Part of the Prevotella communis genome is shown below.
TTGCTGATAGCCGCAGAGAGTCTTCTGTGGTCCTTCGGTATCGGCAGTACGACGGAAATAGATTTGTACTGTCTCTGTACCATCCAGTTTGCCTGTGTTCTTCACTTTGGTGGTGACAGTCACAGATTTGTCGTTTACCTTGACGCCGGGCTTTGAAAAAGCAAATGTGGTATAGCTCAGCCCATGACCAAAGGGGAACAAAGGTTCACCGGTGAAGTAACGGTAAGTGCGATTCTTCATCGTGTAGTCCAGGAAATCGGGCAAATCGTCGGTACTCTTATAGAATGTGACGGGCAGTTTGCCGCTTGGGTTGTAGCGTCCAGTCAGGACATCAGCCAGTGCCGTTCCTCCTTGTTCGCCGGCATACCACCACTGCAGGATGGCATCGCAGGTCTCCAGTTCTGGGACCATGGCGACGGCACCTCCAGAGCAGTTGACAAAGATTATTTTTTTTCCTGCTTCGTGCAACCAGCGAAGCACGTCGCGCTGTGCCTGTGGCAGTTCGATGCTGGTGCGGTCGCCACCTCGGAAACCTGGTTCGCTGACACGCATCTCCTCTCCTTCCAAACGGGGTGAGATACCACCGATAAAAATGATGGTTCTGGCATCGCCTACCTGAGCGAGAAGTTCCTGGGGGGTAGGTGTCGATTTGTGTTGTATATCGAAGTTCAGTGCGCCATAGCCTGATTCCTGTACGTAGTCTATTTGTATGCGGTAGTGCTGTCCTGCTTTTACTGTCAACTCTTTCTGTCCGTTCTGAATTCGGTGACGAACCTTCCATATATCGACAATGGTGTCACCGTTGACCAGCAGGCGAATCTTGTCGTCACCGCTGATATTGAAGATAAGGGTCTCGTCGCGAGTAGGAATAAAAGTACCGTCAAGACGGGCTGAGAAATTCTCCAGGTTGACACCGGGCGCAAAGACGGTGTTACCACCATTGCTTAGTTTGACGGGTTCTGTCAGAGTGACGGTGGTAACGGGCTTACCACTCATGCTAGTATTGTTATAATAGGTAACTTGCATGCCCTGATTGCCCAGGGGCGCTTTGATTTCTGCAAAGCGGCTTTCAACGCTTTCGTTGCGTGTTAGGTCACAGCCTGGGATATAAGGTATGCTGCCAAGCTGCTGACGAATACCTTCAAGGGCGGTGATGGTCTTGGTGGGGTATCCGGAATAGTTGCCCCATTGCATCACGGAGTCGTTGGCATTAGGTCCCATGACGAGGATGCCGGATGTCTTGGATAATGGTAAGACGCCATTGTTCTTCAGTAGGACGATGCTTTTGCGGGCCATGTCCAGGGCCAACTGCTTGTGCTCTTTAGATGCAACCGAGGAAGACGGTATCTTTGTCCACTCTACCAGTTTGTCATCATCGAAATCGCCTACCTCAAAACGGGCGATGAGCAGACGGCGCAATGAGCGGTCAAGGTCGGACTCCTTGATGTCACCACGACGTACGGCTTCAGGCAGGTTCTTGTATTCTGAGCCGCACTCAACATCCGTACCGGCAAGTACGGCCTGGGCTGAGGCTTCCTCGCTATCCTTGGCTGTATTATGCCAGCGGGGCAGGAAGTCGCGTATGGCCCCACAATCGCTGGTAATCAGTCCCTTGAATCCCCATTCGTCGCGCAGAATCTGTTGCTCATAGCGTGTCTGACTACAGCAGGGCTGTCCGTCTATGCGTTGGTAGGCACACATCACCTCTGCTACCTCACCTTCCTGAACCAATGCCTTAAAGGCTGGCAGATAGGTCTCCCAAAGGTCACGCTCAGGCAGGTCTTCTATATTGAAGGTGTGACGGTTCCACTCCGGACCGCTATGCACAGCAAAGTGTTTGGCACAGGCCAATAACTTCTTGTAGTTGCCAATCCATTTTCCATCATAGGTCATGCCCTGCAGGCCACGTACCACGGCCAATCCCATCTTTGATGTGAGGAAGGGATCTTCGCCATAGGTCTCCTGGCCACGGCCCCAACGTGGATCGCGGAAGATATTGATGTTGGGCGTCCAGAAAGACAGACTCTGATAGCGACGGATACGTCCTGATTCTTTTGCCTGGCGCGCTTTGACACGAGCCTCATCGCTCACAGCTGTGAAGACTCGATGAAGCAAGGCATCGTCCCATGAAGCAGCCATCGCCATTGTAATGGGAAAGACGGTGGCGTAACCATTGCGTCCTACGCCATGCAATGCCTCGTTCCACCATTGAAACTGCGGAATCTGCAGACGGTCGATGGCTGGTGATACATCCATCATCAGTTGTACTTTCTCTTCTAATGAGAGTCGTTTTAGCAGGTCATCGGCACGCTGTTCTGCCTTCAGTTG
Proteins encoded:
- the xyl3A gene encoding xylan 1,4-beta-xylosidase, encoding MNRKQLLSTLLTIFLTLPLSAQSQSLPYQNPQLKAEQRADDLLKRLSLEEKVQLMMDVSPAIDRLQIPQFQWWNEALHGVGRNGYATVFPITMAMAASWDDALLHRVFTAVSDEARVKARQAKESGRIRRYQSLSFWTPNINIFRDPRWGRGQETYGEDPFLTSKMGLAVVRGLQGMTYDGKWIGNYKKLLACAKHFAVHSGPEWNRHTFNIEDLPERDLWETYLPAFKALVQEGEVAEVMCAYQRIDGQPCCSQTRYEQQILRDEWGFKGLITSDCGAIRDFLPRWHNTAKDSEEASAQAVLAGTDVECGSEYKNLPEAVRRGDIKESDLDRSLRRLLIARFEVGDFDDDKLVEWTKIPSSSVASKEHKQLALDMARKSIVLLKNNGVLPLSKTSGILVMGPNANDSVMQWGNYSGYPTKTITALEGIRQQLGSIPYIPGCDLTRNESVESRFAEIKAPLGNQGMQVTYYNNTSMSGKPVTTVTLTEPVKLSNGGNTVFAPGVNLENFSARLDGTFIPTRDETLIFNISGDDKIRLLVNGDTIVDIWKVRHRIQNGQKELTVKAGQHYRIQIDYVQESGYGALNFDIQHKSTPTPQELLAQVGDARTIIFIGGISPRLEGEEMRVSEPGFRGGDRTSIELPQAQRDVLRWLHEAGKKIIFVNCSGGAVAMVPELETCDAILQWWYAGEQGGTALADVLTGRYNPSGKLPVTFYKSTDDLPDFLDYTMKNRTYRYFTGEPLFPFGHGLSYTTFAFSKPGVKVNDKSVTVTTKVKNTGKLDGTETVQIYFRRTADTEGPQKTLCGYQQVNLKAGETRTVTITLPRKNLESWDAKSNTMHFIPGQYQLMIGSSSADTNLLKINTKL